One genomic region from Jilunia laotingensis encodes:
- a CDS encoding DUF4827 domain-containing protein, whose product MKKLISLFISLLALGAMFQACDDSKTYAEQLEDEKNAVNAFIKEHGIDVITVEDFEKDTVTICPENTKGTDRNEYVGFSNGVYMQIVKRYGNPRASSTPYPSLEAALPFTNNNLILTRYVEVDIMQGDTAVATNVDNPYRQYLNDYPEGFRYTVSNSSSYGLFVSEPGLAMYYGYGMSQYGEYGNVTVPEGWLLALQYVKDGAHVRLIVPSKSGHTLAQKYVYPYFYDIRNFTIY is encoded by the coding sequence ATGAAGAAACTTATATCATTATTTATTTCCCTGTTGGCTCTTGGAGCCATGTTCCAGGCATGCGATGATTCAAAAACTTATGCAGAACAACTCGAGGACGAGAAAAACGCGGTAAATGCATTTATCAAAGAGCATGGAATCGATGTTATTACGGTAGAAGACTTTGAAAAAGATACTGTCACCATCTGCCCCGAAAACACAAAGGGTACCGACCGGAATGAGTATGTCGGCTTCTCTAACGGAGTATACATGCAGATTGTGAAACGTTACGGTAATCCGCGTGCCAGTTCTACTCCCTATCCGAGCCTGGAAGCCGCCCTTCCCTTTACTAACAATAACTTGATCCTGACCCGTTACGTCGAAGTCGACATTATGCAAGGTGATACGGCCGTTGCTACGAATGTAGATAACCCTTACCGCCAGTATTTGAATGACTATCCCGAAGGCTTCCGTTACACGGTCAGCAATTCGTCAAGCTACGGACTTTTCGTGAGTGAGCCGGGGCTGGCTATGTATTATGGATACGGAATGTCGCAGTATGGTGAGTATGGCAATGTGACCGTTCCCGAAGGATGGCTTTTGGCTTTGCAGTATGTGAAAGACGGGGCGCACGTCCGCCTGATCGTTCCTTCCAAGAGCGGGCATACTTTGGCTCAAAAGTATGTATATCCTTACTTCTATGATATAAGGAATTTTACTATTTATTAG
- a CDS encoding acyl-CoA thioesterase — translation MEEIQFNHTLPIQLRFNDVDKFGHVNNTVYFSFYDLGKTEYFASVCPHVDWEKDGIVVVHIEADFLAQIFATDHIAVQTAVSEIGTKSFHLTQRVIDLETNEVKCICNSVMVTFDLENHVSKPLTEEWINAICKYEGRDLRRKG, via the coding sequence ATGGAAGAAATTCAGTTTAACCATACCCTGCCTATACAACTACGCTTCAATGATGTAGACAAATTCGGTCACGTCAACAATACCGTTTACTTCTCTTTTTATGACTTAGGCAAAACGGAATATTTCGCTTCCGTCTGCCCGCACGTTGACTGGGAAAAAGACGGCATCGTCGTTGTCCATATAGAAGCCGATTTTCTGGCACAAATCTTTGCCACCGACCATATCGCCGTACAGACGGCAGTTTCCGAAATAGGAACGAAAAGTTTCCACCTGACACAACGGGTCATCGATTTAGAGACCAACGAGGTGAAATGCATCTGCAACTCCGTAATGGTAACCTTCGATCTGGAAAATCATGTATCAAAGCCTCTTACCGAAGAGTGGATCAACGCCATTTGCAAATATGAAGGAAGGGATTTGAGAAGAAAGGGTTGA
- a CDS encoding ComEC/Rec2 family competence protein produces MLHRYPFLRLFFPLALGVYCGDVTFYQGQSGWTAFSFYGLLLFLFALLIVLYFLKRYSYRWLFGAFLMSFFFMLGVVRMNGVLRQSEFGLPNEKAAYRAVITEKPKKKERVVVCQARIEPIRPPSCPSSRGPNGDAFSTGQTAPVTRQSFRPLKALLHIGKDSLSERLTTGDELLVYASLSPPTNNGNPDEFDYARFLARKQVSVIGFAYNHDWKLLAQSRTHTFKEHVLGCRETVLEAYRRLGFTGDDLAVLSALTVGYKEELSEDIRETYSISGASHVLALSGLHIGLLYALFWFFLRRLPGRYKGIALLRVFLLVLLLWGFAVFTGFSASVVRSVTMFSLFAIAGLFGRKPFSLNTLLAAGFFMLLFYPCWLFDVGFQLSFCAVAVILLLQPRLFRLIPFSSRGWKYVWGVMSVSIAAQIGTSPLVLLYFSRFSTHFLLTNLFVVPLVSIIMYLAVLLLLFMPFPMMQSWVALVLRVVIDLLNGGVRWVERLPLSSVDGVWVDRVEVVGIYLFLLLSLRYLFVHKGKTAMMCLSCLFFISAWHVAMRFYDRPRQGVRFYNVHDSPVVHCIASDGRSWLAYADSLPDQKGLCKAVSGYWLHARLKAPQPVFSDFKDGCLACDNHIVAFSGCRICIVNDDRWRNKKVSQPLLIDYLYLCEGHAGDLRGLVNLFAARSVILDSSLPEYKKQAYEEECRQLGIRYISLSEKGSVCFLL; encoded by the coding sequence ATGCTTCATCGATACCCTTTTCTTCGCCTTTTCTTTCCGTTGGCGTTGGGTGTCTATTGTGGAGATGTAACTTTTTATCAAGGGCAGTCGGGGTGGACTGCCTTTTCTTTTTACGGTTTACTTCTCTTTTTGTTTGCCTTATTGATTGTCCTCTATTTCTTGAAACGGTACTCTTACCGGTGGCTTTTTGGTGCGTTCCTGATGTCCTTCTTTTTCATGTTAGGGGTTGTAAGGATGAACGGAGTGCTACGGCAGTCGGAATTCGGCTTGCCCAATGAAAAGGCCGCTTATCGGGCCGTAATTACGGAAAAGCCGAAGAAGAAAGAACGAGTCGTTGTTTGTCAGGCACGGATAGAGCCAATCCGTCCTCCTTCTTGTCCATCCTCTCGCGGGCCGAATGGTGATGCTTTTAGTACAGGACAAACCGCCCCTGTCACCCGCCAATCCTTTCGGCCTTTGAAGGCATTGCTCCATATCGGTAAGGATTCTCTGAGTGAGCGGCTGACTACAGGGGATGAACTATTGGTGTATGCCTCCCTTTCTCCGCCAACAAACAATGGTAATCCAGATGAATTTGATTATGCCCGGTTCCTCGCCCGGAAGCAAGTGAGTGTAATTGGATTTGCATACAACCATGATTGGAAACTCCTTGCACAAAGCAGAACGCATACCTTCAAAGAACACGTACTCGGTTGTCGGGAGACGGTTTTGGAAGCTTATCGAAGATTAGGTTTCACTGGCGATGATCTTGCGGTATTATCCGCCTTGACAGTAGGATATAAAGAGGAACTGAGCGAGGACATCCGTGAGACTTATTCCATATCGGGAGCCAGCCATGTGCTGGCTTTATCCGGACTTCATATCGGATTGTTGTATGCCTTGTTCTGGTTCTTCTTGCGTCGGTTGCCGGGGCGTTATAAAGGCATTGCATTATTGCGGGTGTTTTTGCTTGTCCTTCTACTTTGGGGCTTTGCTGTTTTCACCGGATTCTCTGCGTCTGTTGTACGGTCGGTAACTATGTTTTCTTTGTTTGCCATTGCCGGCTTGTTTGGCAGGAAGCCTTTTTCACTCAATACCTTATTGGCGGCAGGATTCTTTATGCTGTTATTTTATCCGTGCTGGTTGTTCGATGTCGGTTTTCAGCTCTCTTTTTGTGCGGTAGCTGTCATCCTGTTGTTGCAACCCCGCTTGTTTCGTTTGATTCCTTTTTCAAGCCGGGGATGGAAGTATGTTTGGGGAGTGATGAGCGTCTCTATTGCAGCGCAAATAGGTACTTCTCCGTTGGTACTTCTTTATTTTTCCCGTTTTTCGACTCATTTCTTGCTGACCAATCTGTTTGTAGTTCCCTTGGTCTCGATCATCATGTATTTGGCCGTTCTTCTATTGCTTTTTATGCCATTCCCGATGATGCAATCCTGGGTGGCATTAGTGCTACGAGTGGTGATAGACCTTTTAAACGGTGGTGTCCGATGGGTGGAGCGGCTTCCCTTGTCGTCTGTTGACGGAGTTTGGGTGGATAGGGTAGAAGTTGTAGGAATCTATCTCTTTCTACTTTTATCATTGAGATATCTTTTTGTGCATAAAGGGAAGACTGCAATGATGTGCTTGTCCTGTCTGTTTTTCATTTCCGCATGGCATGTAGCGATGCGGTTTTACGATCGTCCCCGGCAGGGTGTAAGGTTCTACAATGTGCATGATTCTCCTGTTGTGCATTGCATTGCTTCTGACGGTCGTTCATGGCTGGCCTATGCCGACAGTCTGCCAGATCAGAAAGGCTTATGCAAAGCGGTTTCCGGATATTGGTTGCATGCACGTCTGAAAGCTCCGCAGCCGGTTTTCTCCGACTTCAAAGACGGCTGTCTTGCTTGTGATAACCATATTGTTGCATTCTCCGGTTGCCGGATTTGTATAGTGAATGATGACCGTTGGCGGAACAAAAAGGTTTCCCAACCGTTATTAATCGATTATCTTTACTTATGCGAAGGGCATGCGGGAGATCTGCGAGGATTGGTCAATTTGTTTGCAGCGCGGAGTGTGATTCTTGACTCTTCCCTTCCCGAGTATAAGAAACAGGCGTATGAAGAGGAGTGCAGACAATTGGGGATTCGTTATATATCACTTTCCGAAAAAGGTTCTGTCTGCTTTTTGCTCTAA
- the fmt gene encoding methionyl-tRNA formyltransferase, with protein sequence MKKEDLRIVYMGTPDFAVESLRCLVEGGYNVVGVITMPDKPAGRGHKIQFSPVKQYALEQNLPLLQPEKLKDEAFVQALRAWKADLQIVVAFRMLPEVVWNMPRLGTFNLHASLLPQYRGAAPINWAVINGDTETGITTFFLKHEIDTGEVIQQVRVPIADTDNVEIVHDKLMTLGGRLVVETVDAILDGSVKPISQDEMAVVGELRPAPKIFKDTCRVNWDQPVKRIYDFIRGLSPYPAAWSEWTNPAGETVAVKIFESEKVMEAHRLAPGTILTDGKNYLKVAAADGFVNILSLQLPGKKRLMTKELLRGYHLAEGTVFINNL encoded by the coding sequence ATGAAGAAGGAAGATTTAAGAATCGTTTATATGGGGACTCCGGATTTTGCAGTGGAGTCTTTGCGCTGTCTGGTAGAAGGCGGTTATAATGTAGTCGGGGTCATTACCATGCCCGATAAGCCGGCGGGACGAGGGCATAAGATACAGTTCTCTCCTGTCAAGCAGTATGCACTGGAGCAGAACCTCCCTTTGCTCCAACCGGAAAAGCTGAAAGATGAGGCTTTCGTGCAGGCTTTGCGTGCCTGGAAAGCCGACCTTCAGATAGTAGTGGCATTCCGTATGTTGCCGGAAGTGGTTTGGAATATGCCCCGGTTGGGAACGTTTAACCTGCATGCATCTCTGCTTCCCCAGTATCGCGGGGCGGCTCCCATCAATTGGGCTGTGATTAACGGTGATACGGAGACTGGCATTACGACTTTCTTCCTCAAGCATGAGATCGATACCGGTGAAGTGATTCAGCAGGTGCGTGTTCCGATAGCCGATACCGACAATGTGGAAATCGTGCATGACAAGCTGATGACCTTGGGAGGCCGCCTGGTCGTCGAAACGGTGGATGCCATTCTGGACGGCTCCGTCAAACCGATCTCTCAGGATGAAATGGCAGTGGTCGGTGAACTCCGTCCGGCACCAAAGATATTTAAAGATACCTGCCGTGTCAACTGGGACCAGCCGGTAAAGCGTATCTATGATTTTATACGCGGACTTTCACCCTATCCTGCTGCCTGGAGCGAATGGACGAATCCGGCAGGTGAAACCGTTGCAGTGAAAATATTTGAGAGTGAAAAGGTCATGGAAGCCCATCGTCTTGCTCCCGGAACCATCCTTACCGATGGTAAGAACTATCTGAAAGTGGCTGCTGCCGATGGATTCGTGAATATTCTCTCTCTCCAGCTTCCGGGCAAGAAGAGGCTCATGACGAAAGAACTTTTGCGAGGCTACCATTTGGCGGAGGGAACGGTGTTTATAAACAATTTGTGA
- the rpe gene encoding ribulose-phosphate 3-epimerase has translation MKPMISPSILSADFAYLAKDIEMINRSEADWVHIDIMDGVFVPNISFGFPVLKYVARLSKKPLDVHLMIVQPEKFIPEVKALGAHVMNVHYEACPHLHRVIQQIREAGMQPAVTINPATPVALLQDIINDVYMVLIMSVNPGFGGQKFIEHSVEKVRELRALIDRTGSKALIEVDGGVNADTGARLVAAGADVLVAGNAIFAAEDPEAMIRRLKGR, from the coding sequence ATGAAACCAATGATATCACCATCTATCCTCTCAGCCGACTTTGCTTATCTGGCCAAAGACATCGAAATGATCAACCGTAGTGAAGCCGATTGGGTGCATATAGACATAATGGACGGGGTGTTTGTGCCTAATATCTCTTTCGGATTTCCGGTACTGAAATATGTCGCCCGGCTGAGTAAAAAGCCGTTAGATGTACATCTGATGATCGTACAACCTGAGAAGTTCATCCCTGAAGTGAAAGCGCTGGGCGCACATGTGATGAATGTGCATTATGAAGCATGCCCACATCTGCACCGTGTGATCCAGCAAATCCGGGAAGCGGGTATGCAGCCTGCCGTGACGATCAATCCGGCCACACCGGTGGCTCTACTCCAGGACATTATCAATGATGTATATATGGTACTCATCATGAGTGTCAATCCGGGCTTTGGAGGTCAGAAGTTTATAGAACATTCAGTAGAGAAAGTCCGCGAATTGCGTGCATTGATCGACCGTACCGGATCGAAAGCGTTGATCGAGGTAGACGGTGGGGTAAATGCGGATACAGGTGCCCGGTTGGTAGCAGCCGGAGCGGATGTATTGGTGGCCGGAAATGCCATCTTTGCCGCTGAAGATCCCGAGGCGATGATCCGTCGGTTGAAAGGCCGTTAA
- a CDS encoding DHH family phosphoesterase, translating to MLTKVIEQSKIDHFTKWFERADRIVIVSHVSPDGDAVGSSLGLADFFDSQGKTVNVIVPNVFPDFLKWMPGSKDILLYDRYKDFADKLIAQADIICCLDFNALKRIDDMADAVAASPARKIMIDHHLHPEEFCKITISHPEISSTSELVFRLICRMGYFSDISLEGAECIYTGMMTDTGGFTYNSNNREIYFIISELLSKGIDKDDIYRKVYNTYSESRLRLMGYVLSNMKVYPDCHAALISLTKEEQSRFDYLKGDSEGFVNIPLSIKNVCFSCFLREDTEKPMVKISLRSVGTFPCNKVAAEFFNGGGHLNASGGEFFGTIEEAKEVFEQALQKYKPLLCSECPKSGK from the coding sequence ATGCTGACTAAAGTTATTGAACAATCTAAAATAGATCATTTTACCAAATGGTTTGAACGTGCTGACAGAATAGTAATCGTATCTCATGTGTCGCCCGACGGTGATGCTGTCGGCTCCTCCCTGGGGCTTGCCGACTTTTTCGATTCACAAGGTAAGACTGTGAATGTGATTGTTCCCAATGTTTTCCCTGATTTCCTGAAATGGATGCCCGGCAGTAAGGACATCTTGCTCTATGACCGCTACAAAGATTTTGCCGACAAATTGATTGCCCAAGCAGACATCATCTGTTGCCTTGACTTCAACGCGTTGAAGCGCATAGACGATATGGCTGATGCGGTTGCCGCTTCCCCCGCGCGTAAGATCATGATCGACCACCATCTTCACCCGGAGGAGTTTTGTAAGATCACGATCTCCCATCCTGAGATATCCTCTACTTCCGAACTCGTTTTCCGTCTTATTTGCCGCATGGGGTATTTCAGCGATATCTCCCTTGAAGGGGCGGAATGCATCTATACCGGTATGATGACAGATACCGGTGGTTTCACTTACAACTCCAATAACCGTGAAATCTATTTCATCATCAGCGAACTCTTGTCGAAAGGGATTGACAAAGACGATATCTACCGCAAGGTGTACAATACGTATTCTGAGAGCCGGCTCAGGCTGATGGGATATGTCTTGTCCAACATGAAGGTATATCCCGACTGCCATGCCGCACTGATCTCTCTGACAAAGGAAGAGCAAAGCCGGTTCGATTATCTCAAAGGGGATAGCGAGGGGTTTGTCAACATTCCTCTCTCTATAAAAAATGTCTGTTTCTCTTGTTTCTTACGTGAAGATACGGAGAAGCCGATGGTTAAAATCTCTTTACGTTCTGTCGGTACCTTCCCCTGTAATAAGGTAGCAGCCGAGTTTTTCAATGGCGGAGGGCATCTCAATGCTTCGGGAGGGGAGTTTTTCGGCACGATAGAAGAGGCTAAAGAAGTGTTCGAACAGGCGTTGCAGAAGTATAAGCCATTGTTATGTAGTGAATGTCCGAAATCGGGTAAGTGA
- a CDS encoding chloride channel protein, with product MEKEKISLIQHFIHWREDHIKEKQFILILSFLAGIFTAIAALILKNFIHWIQDFLTDNFDTTEANYLYLVYPVIGIFLSGWFVRNIVKDDIGHGVTKILYAISRRQGRIKRHNIWSSIIASGITIGFGGSVGAEAPIVLTGSAIGSNLGSVFKMEHRTLMLLVGCGAAGAIGGIFKAPIAGLVFTLEVLMIDLTMTSLLPLLISAVTAATVSYITTGTEAMFKFHLDQAFELERIPYVILLGIFCGLVSLYFTRAMYSVEGVFGKLKNPYKKLALGGVMLSVLIFLFPPLYGEGYKTIELLLNGTSNADWDTVMNNSLFYGYGNLLLVYLLLIVLLKVFASSATNGGGGCGGIFAPSLYLGCIAGFIFSHFSNDLQYTAYLPEKNFALMGMAGVMSGVMHAPLTGVFLIAELTGGYDLFLPLMIVSVSSYLTIIVFEPHSIYSMRLAKKGQLLTHHKDRAVLTLMKMENVVENNFVTVHPEMDLGELVKAIASSHRNIFPVTDKEGVLLGIVSLDDIRNIMFRQELYHRFTVSKLMTSAPAKLFDTDGMEQVMQTFDDTKAWNLPVVNEEGKYLGFVSKSKIFNSYRQVLVHFSED from the coding sequence ATGGAGAAAGAAAAAATTAGTCTTATACAGCACTTTATTCATTGGCGTGAGGATCATATCAAGGAAAAGCAGTTCATCCTGATATTGAGCTTTCTCGCGGGCATCTTCACCGCCATAGCGGCATTGATACTGAAGAACTTTATCCACTGGATACAAGATTTCCTGACCGACAACTTCGACACGACGGAAGCCAACTACCTTTATCTGGTCTATCCGGTGATCGGTATTTTCCTGTCGGGATGGTTTGTCCGCAACATAGTGAAAGACGATATCGGACACGGGGTTACGAAAATCCTTTATGCCATCTCCCGTCGTCAGGGGCGCATTAAGCGGCATAACATCTGGTCGTCGATTATCGCCAGCGGCATTACCATCGGTTTCGGTGGGTCGGTCGGGGCGGAGGCGCCTATCGTGCTGACGGGTTCTGCCATCGGCTCCAATCTCGGAAGCGTGTTCAAAATGGAACACCGCACGCTGATGCTCTTGGTCGGTTGTGGCGCTGCCGGTGCAATCGGTGGCATCTTCAAAGCTCCGATTGCCGGACTGGTATTCACCCTGGAGGTTTTGATGATCGACCTGACCATGACTTCACTTTTGCCGTTGCTTATTTCCGCTGTGACAGCGGCCACGGTGTCTTACATCACTACCGGTACGGAAGCCATGTTCAAGTTCCATCTCGACCAGGCATTCGAGCTGGAGCGTATCCCCTACGTCATCCTTTTGGGGATATTCTGCGGGCTGGTTTCACTCTATTTCACCCGCGCCATGTACTCGGTGGAGGGTGTGTTCGGCAAACTTAAGAATCCTTACAAGAAGCTCGCCCTCGGCGGCGTGATGCTAAGTGTGCTTATTTTCCTTTTTCCACCTCTTTATGGTGAAGGCTATAAGACGATAGAACTTTTGCTGAATGGCACGAGCAATGCGGATTGGGACACGGTGATGAACAATTCCTTGTTCTACGGTTACGGCAATTTGCTGCTGGTTTACCTGCTTCTGATTGTCCTGTTGAAAGTTTTTGCTTCGAGTGCCACCAACGGTGGCGGAGGATGCGGTGGTATATTCGCCCCTTCTCTCTATTTGGGATGTATCGCGGGATTTATTTTCTCTCATTTCAGCAATGATTTGCAGTATACGGCCTATCTGCCGGAAAAGAATTTCGCACTGATGGGTATGGCCGGTGTGATGAGCGGTGTGATGCATGCTCCTTTGACAGGCGTGTTCCTGATTGCCGAACTGACGGGCGGATACGACCTCTTTTTGCCGTTGATGATCGTCTCGGTCAGTTCCTATCTGACAATTATCGTTTTCGAGCCGCACAGTATCTACTCCATGCGTCTGGCGAAGAAAGGACAATTGCTGACCCATCATAAAGACCGTGCCGTGCTGACACTGATGAAGATGGAGAATGTCGTTGAGAATAATTTTGTGACCGTCCATCCCGAAATGGATCTTGGGGAATTGGTAAAGGCCATCGCTTCCTCGCACCGGAACATATTTCCCGTGACCGACAAGGAGGGCGTTTTGTTGGGCATTGTATCTCTGGATGATATTCGTAATATCATGTTCCGCCAAGAACTTTACCATCGTTTTACGGTCAGCAAACTGATGACTTCCGCTCCTGCCAAACTCTTCGATACGGACGGCATGGAGCAGGTGATGCAGACGTTCGATGACACGAAAGCCTGGAATCTGCCGGTAGTGAACGAAGAGGGCAAATACCTCGGGTTCGTTTCAAAATCGAAGATATTCAATTCGTACAGGCAGGTGCTGGTACATTTCTCGGAAGACTGA
- a CDS encoding L-threonylcarbamoyladenylate synthase: MIEDIKKACQVMREGGVILYPTDTVWGIGCDATNPDAVRRVYEIKKRADSKAMLVLVDSPVKVDFYVADVPDVAWDLIELADKPLTIIYGGARNLAENLLAEDGSVGIRVTNEEFSRRLCQQFRKAIVSTSANISGQPGAANFNEISEEVKSQVDYIVGYRQDDRNRPKPSSIIKLEKGGVIKIIRE; the protein is encoded by the coding sequence ATGATAGAAGATATTAAAAAAGCTTGTCAGGTGATGCGGGAGGGAGGAGTCATTCTTTATCCTACCGACACCGTATGGGGAATCGGGTGCGATGCCACGAACCCGGATGCAGTACGCCGCGTGTACGAGATCAAGAAACGTGCCGACAGCAAGGCCATGCTCGTACTGGTGGACTCGCCCGTGAAAGTGGACTTTTACGTCGCTGATGTACCCGATGTGGCGTGGGACCTCATCGAATTGGCCGATAAGCCGCTCACCATTATTTATGGCGGTGCGCGTAACCTTGCCGAGAATCTCCTTGCCGAGGACGGCAGCGTGGGTATCCGTGTGACGAACGAAGAGTTCTCCCGCCGCCTCTGCCAGCAGTTCCGTAAAGCCATCGTCTCCACGTCCGCCAATATCAGCGGACAGCCCGGAGCTGCCAATTTCAACGAGATCAGCGAGGAAGTAAAATCGCAGGTCGATTATATCGTCGGCTACCGTCAGGACGACAGGAACCGTCCGAAACCATCGAGTATAATTAAATTAGAAAAGGGCGGAGTCATTAAAATTATCCGTGAGTAA
- a CDS encoding RNA polymerase sigma factor — protein sequence METWNNKADEALVSLYAQGENQAFNVLLNRYKDKLYSYIYFIVRNSEMTEDIFQETFMKAIVTIRQGRYNENGKFSAWLRRIAHNLIIDSFRQEKSENLVSCDETEVNILNNIGLAEGTIETAIVNRQILDDVRRLMDFLPDEQREVVYMRFYQDLSFKEIAEQTGVSINTSLGRMRYAILNLRRMAEKNGIVLTVD from the coding sequence ATGGAAACATGGAATAATAAGGCTGACGAAGCGTTAGTCTCTCTCTACGCACAGGGAGAGAACCAGGCATTTAATGTACTTTTGAATCGGTATAAAGATAAGCTATATAGCTATATCTATTTCATAGTACGCAATTCTGAGATGACGGAAGACATCTTTCAGGAGACTTTTATGAAGGCAATTGTTACGATTCGTCAGGGCCGGTATAATGAGAATGGCAAATTTTCTGCATGGCTGAGGCGTATTGCGCACAATCTGATTATTGACTCTTTCCGCCAGGAGAAATCGGAGAATCTGGTTTCTTGTGACGAGACGGAAGTGAATATTCTTAATAATATCGGTTTGGCGGAAGGCACGATAGAAACTGCGATCGTGAACCGTCAGATACTCGATGATGTTCGCCGTCTGATGGATTTCCTTCCCGACGAACAGCGTGAAGTTGTTTATATGCGGTTCTATCAGGACTTGAGCTTCAAGGAGATAGCCGAACAGACCGGTGTAAGCATCAATACCTCTTTGGGACGTATGCGCTATGCCATCCTCAACCTCCGCCGTATGGCCGAAAAGAATGGTATCGTACTGACCGTTGATTAA